A segment of the Balaenoptera musculus isolate JJ_BM4_2016_0621 chromosome 9, mBalMus1.pri.v3, whole genome shotgun sequence genome:
TCCAGAACATCTGTGTGACTGTTTCAAAGCAGCAGCTTGCAGAACAAAAAACGAGGGTTTCAACAGTTTTAAAAGTATGGTTTGAGTCGAGGGACAGAAGCCTACGGGACAAGGCAGAGCCGGGCAGCATGGGGAGTGCTGAGGGCAGGCAGAAGCACGAACCGCCAGCATGTTCTCCGGAAACCACCGGAGCCGGGTCACCGCGGCCAGGGGCTCCGCCCTGGAGATGCAGTTCAAACACAGCTGCTGCTGGCTCAGCCTCTTCTGCGACCCACCGGAGGACACAGTCGCAAAGAACGCTACACCATGAGACCCGGACGAGGGAAGGGGCCCGCCAGCTGCCGGTGGCCTGCTCCCAGCCAGAGTGTGCTGGTGGGCAACAGCTGCACCGCCGGCTACACGGGCGAGAGGCAGCGGCGCGAGGCGGCGCAGGTGCTGAGGAAGACAGGCCAGCGGCCTCCTGGCAGCGGGCCACCTGCTGAGCGCTCCCCCTGCCGCGGCCAGGTCTGCACTTCTGACCTCCGGATCCCACTCATGTGGAAGGACACAGAAGATTTCAAGACCGAAGGCGACCTGCACCATCGGGCTGTGTTCTTGCTGCTGCAGACAGGGGAATGCACTCAGGACACGGAGACGATCCTGGCGGACAGGACCCTCACGGCCGTCTCCTTTCACAACAACGTGCTCTTTGCCGAGGCAGGGCCAGACTCTGAACTGCGGCTGGAGCTATATGGGGCCTGCGTGGAAGAGGAGGGGGCCCTGGCTGGAGCCCCCAAGAGGCTTGCCACCAAGCTCAGCAGCTGCCTGGGCTGCTCCTCGGGGAGGCGCGTGCAGGCGTCGCTGGAGACAGCTAGGGGCTCGGGAAGCAGTCCCATCTTGCTCCCCACCGCAGCTGCTGGTGGTCCTCGTTACCACCGCTTGGCTCATACCACTCTCACCCTGGCAGCGGTGCAAGATGGGTCCCACACACTTGACCTGACCGTCACCAGTCATGAGGACCCCGCCTGGCTGCCCCTCGATGGCAGCGTGTGTTGCTGTCTGGTGGCTCAGCCTTTCTGCGTGGCTCAGCCTACTGCAGGGGGTACCCTCGGAGCGCAGCAAGCTGGGGAGCTGCAGGACTGGGTGCGAGCGCGTGGAGTCTTGAAAGGCACAAACCGCTTCTGTTACCATCAACCTGAAGACACAGACACTGGGGAGGAGCCGCTGTTTACTGTTGTGATCAACAAGGAGACTCAAGTCCGGGCAGGGGAGCTGGACCAAGCAGTGGGCCGGCCCTTCACTCTGGGCATCAGTAACCAGTATGGGGAGGATGAGGGACACACACGCTTCAGGCAGAGAGCTGGGGAGCCCTGCAGAGCTGGACGGAAGCTCTGCGGCAGCTTTTCTTTGACATGAGCCAGTGGAAGCAGTGCCgtgatgaaataatgaaaattgaaACCCCTGCTCCTCGGAAACCACTCCAAGTACTGGCCAAGCAGGGTTCCTGGTACCATGAGATGGTGACAGGTGATGCTCAGGGCTGAGTAGGCCTGGGGCCTAAGCTCTGACTAGCCCCCTCCCCTCAATCCCTTCCTggtgccacagctattgagccgcTGGATGACATCACAGCAGTGACAGACAGCCTGGCCCAGCGGGAGGGCACAAGGCTGGAGACGCCCCCAGCCTGCCCTGCTTGGCCCCTGCTCGCCTGCTTCAGTGGCCccaaccccagcccagccccattCCCTGTCCTGGAGGAGATGCCAAATGGTCTCCCTGGATG
Coding sequences within it:
- the LOC118900514 gene encoding LOW QUALITY PROTEIN: rhotekin-like (The sequence of the model RefSeq protein was modified relative to this genomic sequence to represent the inferred CDS: inserted 8 bases in 5 codons), with translation MFSGNHRSRVTAARGSALEMQFKHSCCWLSLFCDPPEDTXSQRTLHHETRTREGARQLPVACSQXQSVLVGNSCTAGYTGERQRREAAQVLRKTGQRPPGSGPPAERSPCRGQVCTSDLRIPLMWKDTEDFKTEGDLHHRAVFLLLQTGECTQDTETILADRTLTAVSFHNNVLFAEAGPDSELRLELYGACVEEEGALAGAPKRLATKLSSCLGCSSGRRVQASLETARGSGSSPILLPTAAAGGPRYHRLAHTTLTLAAVQDGSHTLDLTVTSHEDPAWLPLDGSVCCCLVAQPFCVAQPTAGGTLGAQQAGELQDWVRARGVLKGTNRFCYHQPEDTDTGEEPLFTVVINKETQVRAGELDQAVGRPFTLGISNQYGEDEXTHTLQAESWGALQSWTEALRQLFFDMSQWKQCRDEIMKIETPAPRKPLQVLAKQGSWYHEMVTAIEPLDDITAVTDSLAQREGTRLETPPXPALLGPCSPASVAPTPAQPHSLSWRRCQMVSLDAVPPDHSPGASRSVAPXPRPKRCPQSRGLCSKGPPHTWLQSPV